The DNA region TCATCTGCTTGATTGTATCAAAGCCTTTGCAATTTGTCCAAAACAATGagaattacactgtaaaaatgtacttttccctATAGAACTATATGTTTTAAAcaatgtgttttctattttttggtGTGGTGTTTACTCACTGTTTGATAGTTTATATAATTTTGatcactttgtttatggtttGAGAGCagtcatttacatttacatttacatttacatcgCTACATTTACATACATGTTGCTCATAATACACATAATATTGTAGCTCAGTTTGTGCGGACATAGTTTTATGATACTTATGCCATTATAATACTTTTTAACCTCTTAACTGTCACACCATTTAACTGGGGGGACAGGGGGGGCGGTTCCATGGTGAAAAGTTGATTTGCACCTTCAAATGAATATTACTCTGGCAGTTTTTGGGctagaagcctaatcttggtcttgttttttctaaaatgtctggaggtgaaaatattaaacagaaaatatgttatagcagtttacatttattttaataataaacataatgcaaaatatattaactttataaataaaattataaaaatgaaaatgtttcacaaaagaaataatgttaacatgaaGCCATTAGTCTCAagtagttgtgatccaaatttcaagttaaaatcacaaaaaaagtgGTTTGTTTCACTATTTTAGTCGTTTTACCAAcaaaggccactaggtgtcaatggtttgctgcatactcttgtcacaaattattaaattacttttaCTGCATTATGATTAATgctaaaatgctttgaaatgtgAAAACTAAATTCTTAGAGCTCtccagtgatatatagtttgtcatcaTTTTTTGAAGAGTTATACTAGGATATAGtgttatgaatatataaaattaatatgcattcctatgggggggtcatgtaacaaaaaaactgtcactacattatttctatcatcagatgaccttcaaatatgaaaactacattctgagagctttctagtgatatatagtttgtcaaggtTTTTTAGGTTTACAATAGGGTATTAGTGTTCCAAATATGTGACAACAAATTGGGCCCACCTGTGTCCTATGATATTTTAGAAACTCACTCCCActacattataatttttttcaaaaatggtgATGAAATATAAAACCTACACGCTTAGAGCTTTCAaaagatatatagtttgtcaagatttttgTGCTTAAACTAGGGTATTagtgttataaaaatataaaaacactgAGGTCCCACCTATGGGCCCATGACCTTTTAGAAAATGACTCGCACTATGTCATTCTTTTCCCTAAAATGATGATGATAAATGacaactacactcttagagctttcaaatgatatatAGATTTTTCATTATTAGATATGAATTCATatgcaaaacactgaagcaATAGTTGGCGTCCCGCTGACGAAACCGTGACATTTAGCAGGATTATCAATGTTTTAGGCACACTCTTATCATAAATGAATCACttactctccctacataatttattttataaaacactgaaaatgTCTGTATTCTATGGGCTCAgacctttccaacgatatatagtttgtcatggtTTGATAAAGATTTACTtacaaaatattgaagtaaagtAAAGTGTTCCTCAGGAGGAACGgttttaaagcaattaaaaaaatcaaatgtcagtgcaggtcaaaactgCTCAAGGACGCAAAATCAGCCAAGACCCCTAGAGGGTTAATTCCAAATACAACACTACTTGCATGACCATTTGCCAACTAATATTGTGGTTGAACTCTATTGTCATAACCACAGACTATCAGGGCCCCAGCAATTTTCTGTTTGGTCTTGGACTTTCCGCTTATCCCACTCAGGTCTTTCACTCTGTTTCTTTTCGAACACCTATCATGTGCATCCATAATGATGATGTCAGCTTTGTGATCCAAATACTGAATCCAAATGTGTATAGAGCCTCTGTTAATGTAATAGGGTCCACCCCATCAGAAGCTCTATAAAAACTGCACAAACAGCTCAGAGCTGATGGTTTGTAAACATCACACCAATCCAGTTGAGGAGTTTGTTTCATGGGATCTTTTGACTGTCATGCAGAACTTAACAGAAAGCAACAATCTGAGCAACACTTCTTTGTTGTCTaatttaaaaccattaaatgAAAAAGCGTTGGTGGTGCAGGTTCTGGTGGCAATACTTCTCTATGTAAATGGACTGATGATCTTCACATTCCTGAAGAAAAAGGTCTTCTTGGAAGAAACACGCTACATTTTGTTTGCTCAGACGCTTTTCGTTGACTCTGCTACTATGCTGTTAACTTGTTTAACCATGACCGGAAGTGTTAATCAATATCCAGTTCACATTATTCCATGTTGTATCTTCTGTACAGTTATGTCTGTGCTCACTGTTTGTACTCCTGTGACTCTTGTAGCGATGTGTTTGGAGCGCTATGTGGCTATATGTATGCCTTTAAGACACTCCAGCATTTCAACacccaaaaacacttttattggGCTTCTTGTGATATGGGCTGTCAGTTTTGTTTTACCACTGTTTACACTTATAGTGTTTCTTGTCTATGCTTCACCTGCTGGCCTGCGCTCATATGTTGTCTGTAGCCTGGAGGTCATGCTTCAGGTAAATTGGCTGGCAAACACAAGGGCAGCAAGTCTACAGATAATATTTATCATAATGTTTTGTATTGTAATCTCCACCTACATTAAAATTATGACTGCTGCCCGATCAGCCAAATCTGAAAACAAAAAGTCATCTAAGAGTCTCAGAACTGTAATTCTCCATGGTATTCAGCTGTTTCTATGTATGCTGCAGTTTATAACTCCTTATATAGAAATGCCTTTATGGAAAGTAGATTTAATGGTCTTTGTAAATGTAAGATACGCAGATTATATTCTGTTTATGATCTCACCTTGTTGTCTGAGTCCATTAATTTATGGATTAAGAGACAAAAAGTTTTATAATGCTCTGAAACATTACGCCTTTTGTGGCTTTGCTGTGGTTAATCGGCACAAAATACggcatgttaaaacaatcccaTTAGAGGTGTATTAACAAAGGGTCGATATGTAATGTAGTGCTTATGTAAAAATATCATGAATGCTTAACACTGATGTCAAATAAAACATTGTACTTTATTTCAAGTACTTTAACATGCAGTGCACAAACACTTTGCTTTGTATAGCAAACGTTTAATGTTCATCCACGATCTTGTATTTCTTTAAAACAATGTTAACTCACATTTTTAGTGAAATAGTTATATAAGTTTTGTTTATGGGTTGAAACAATTCATCAAATCAGTACAGTAACATTAAATCATATGTAATTAAGTGTCAAGTGTAATGTCATCAAAACACAAACAGGTCTGATAGTATACTGatacaaaaacattaatgtgcaaCTGTAATGCTACTGGACATTACCTTTTTAGACAGCACAACAACAGTTTAagttagaggtcttcacgggtccacttagatccaaaaacccgaggtccgacccgagacccgatcgggttcggttctaaaagtttcacatgtgcctcggacacaggtcgggtacaataatagcggcatcgggtc from Paramisgurnus dabryanus chromosome 8, PD_genome_1.1, whole genome shotgun sequence includes:
- the LOC135770254 gene encoding odorant receptor 131-2-like; this encodes MVCKHHTNPVEEFVSWDLLTVMQNLTESNNLSNTSLLSNLKPLNEKALVVQVLVAILLYVNGLMIFTFLKKKVFLEETRYILFAQTLFVDSATMLLTCLTMTGSVNQYPVHIIPCCIFCTVMSVLTVCTPVTLVAMCLERYVAICMPLRHSSISTPKNTFIGLLVIWAVSFVLPLFTLIVFLVYASPAGLRSYVVCSLEVMLQVNWLANTRAASLQIIFIIMFCIVISTYIKIMTAARSAKSENKKSSKSLRTVILHGIQLFLCMLQFITPYIEMPLWKVDLMVFVNVRYADYILFMISPCCLSPLIYGLRDKKFYNALKHYAFCGFAVVNRHKIRHVKTIPLEVY